One window of Halopelagius longus genomic DNA carries:
- a CDS encoding DUF7388 family protein, whose protein sequence is MLTGERSVSQTGLDAVALKPKECDVLAGLDVPVGTVAVDYEGRDHVPDADVLRELADEKEVRLTIPVRADGFDPLGDDALWDEVPDSVRRVLVAGHSAYLTEEESRRAVAPRLGAGVERAPEAWVGTEGIERIALAVGGTQYELLSRTTGRDLRALRAAGYDGEVAVYAPTVLTDDEDEILDAVGAYAARRRPVAAALPDDAATDAAATGRARDVLSKAVRDYGLVGSVETVREQISELKDAGADVVVGYPARGVEAFTE, encoded by the coding sequence ATGTTAACCGGAGAGCGTAGCGTCTCGCAGACGGGCCTCGACGCGGTGGCCCTGAAGCCGAAAGAGTGCGACGTACTGGCGGGCCTCGACGTGCCCGTCGGAACCGTCGCGGTGGACTACGAGGGCAGAGACCACGTCCCCGACGCCGACGTTCTGCGGGAACTGGCCGACGAGAAGGAGGTCAGGCTGACGATACCCGTCCGCGCCGACGGGTTCGACCCCCTCGGCGACGACGCTCTCTGGGACGAGGTGCCCGACTCGGTGCGCCGCGTCCTCGTGGCGGGGCACTCGGCGTACCTCACCGAGGAGGAGTCCCGCCGCGCCGTCGCGCCGCGACTCGGCGCGGGCGTCGAACGCGCCCCCGAGGCGTGGGTCGGCACCGAGGGAATCGAGCGAATCGCCCTCGCCGTCGGCGGCACCCAGTACGAACTGCTCTCCCGAACGACCGGCCGTGACCTGCGCGCACTCCGCGCGGCGGGGTACGACGGCGAGGTGGCCGTCTACGCGCCGACCGTCCTCACCGACGACGAAGACGAGATACTCGACGCGGTGGGCGCGTACGCCGCCCGCAGACGCCCCGTCGCCGCCGCGTTGCCCGACGACGCGGCCACCGACGCCGCGGCGACGGGCCGGGCCCGCGACGTCCTCTCGAAGGCCGTCCGCGACTACGGCCTCGTCGGGTCCGTCGAGACGGTCCGCGAGCAGATATCGGAACTCAAAGACGCGGGCGCGGACGTCGTCGTCGGCTACCCCGCCCGCGGCGTCGAGGCGTTCACCGAGTAG
- a CDS encoding SDR family oxidoreductase, producing MARVVVLGCGYVGLELGRQLAADGHEVTGVRRSDSGLSAVEDAGLDARRADVTDPDSLRDLPDAEWVVFAASSGGRGADAARRVFVEGLENAIAEYGSRESPPDRLVYTSSTGVYGDHDGDWVDEETPVDPTTEKTAVLAEAERVAREAAAEAGIDGTVARFAGLYGPDRYRLERYLDGPVTEGYLNMVHRDDAAGAIAFLLSDGLARGEVVLVADDEPAEKWAFADWLADECGVSRPPKRTKEERLAEGDLSEAAKRRIRTSKRCSNEKLRSLGYEFRYPTYRTGYREAVDRYRTETGA from the coding sequence ATGGCCCGCGTCGTCGTCCTCGGGTGCGGCTACGTCGGACTGGAACTCGGTCGGCAGTTGGCGGCCGACGGCCACGAGGTGACGGGCGTCCGACGCTCGGACTCGGGCCTCTCGGCCGTCGAAGACGCCGGCCTCGACGCCCGCCGCGCCGACGTGACCGACCCCGATAGCCTCCGCGACCTGCCGGACGCCGAGTGGGTGGTCTTCGCGGCGAGTTCGGGCGGGCGCGGCGCGGACGCCGCCCGGCGCGTCTTCGTCGAGGGGTTGGAGAACGCCATCGCCGAGTACGGCTCCCGGGAGTCGCCGCCGGACCGACTCGTCTACACCTCCTCGACCGGCGTCTACGGCGACCACGACGGCGACTGGGTCGACGAGGAGACGCCCGTCGACCCGACGACGGAGAAGACGGCGGTGCTCGCGGAGGCCGAACGCGTCGCCCGCGAGGCGGCGGCCGAGGCCGGCATCGACGGCACCGTCGCCCGGTTCGCCGGACTGTACGGCCCCGACCGCTACCGCCTCGAACGGTACCTGGACGGTCCGGTCACCGAGGGCTACCTCAACATGGTCCACCGCGACGACGCCGCCGGGGCGATAGCGTTCCTGCTCTCGGATGGTCTGGCCCGCGGCGAGGTGGTCCTCGTCGCCGACGACGAACCGGCCGAGAAGTGGGCGTTCGCGGACTGGTTGGCCGACGAGTGCGGCGTCTCCCGCCCGCCGAAGCGGACGAAGGAGGAACGCCTCGCGGAGGGTGACCTCTCGGAGGCGGCGAAACGGCGCATCCGGACGAGCAAGCGGTGTTCGAACGAGAAACTCCGGTCGCTCGGCTACGAGTTCCGGTACCCGACCTACCGGACGGGGTACCGCGAGGCCGTCGACCGCTACCGGACGGAGACCGGTGCGTAA
- a CDS encoding MFS transporter: MVLLVNLARVVFAPLLEELIDVFAIGEGTAGLIVTLVWVGSALLRIPTGWLLTRVPRHRVVLGTGVVLTAAATFTAFADSVLTVAVGALSMGLASGAYFVSANPLVSELYPARVGRAMGIHGMSSQLAAVLAAPFVTLVLAVFVNWRATFVCIGVAAFVATLVFYRTAERADLPEAGARDRDLFGAARSEWRVVLVGVAIIGCTGFVWQGLFNFYELYMVTKGLESSTAKNMLTVVFAAGVPAFFVSGRLADRLPRVPYLLSILVAFVAGVLILTRTTGLIPLALVTAFVGYTIHSLFPALDTYMLDTLPDENRSSAYAVYSGCMMVIQAGGSSVVGALREGEAAYEFVVAAASHVPFLPALPAGGLAYDAIFSTFALGLAVVVGTLLVLQRAGRLPQ; the protein is encoded by the coding sequence TTGGTGCTGTTGGTCAATCTGGCGCGGGTGGTGTTCGCACCGCTCTTAGAGGAACTCATCGACGTGTTCGCCATCGGCGAGGGCACCGCGGGCCTCATCGTCACCCTCGTGTGGGTGGGAAGCGCCCTCCTGCGCATCCCGACGGGGTGGCTCCTCACGCGGGTCCCCCGCCACAGGGTGGTCCTCGGAACCGGCGTCGTCCTCACCGCGGCGGCGACGTTCACCGCCTTCGCGGACTCCGTACTCACGGTGGCCGTCGGCGCACTGTCGATGGGACTCGCCTCCGGGGCGTACTTCGTCTCGGCGAATCCGCTGGTGAGCGAACTCTACCCCGCGCGCGTCGGGCGCGCGATGGGTATCCACGGCATGTCGAGCCAACTCGCCGCCGTCCTCGCCGCGCCGTTCGTCACGCTGGTCCTCGCCGTCTTCGTGAACTGGCGCGCCACGTTCGTCTGCATCGGCGTCGCCGCGTTCGTCGCCACCCTCGTGTTCTACCGGACCGCAGAGCGGGCGGACCTGCCGGAGGCGGGAGCGCGGGACAGGGACCTGTTCGGCGCGGCCCGGTCGGAGTGGCGCGTCGTCCTCGTCGGGGTGGCCATCATCGGCTGTACGGGGTTCGTCTGGCAGGGGCTGTTCAACTTCTACGAACTGTACATGGTGACGAAGGGGTTGGAGAGTTCGACGGCGAAGAACATGCTCACCGTCGTCTTCGCGGCGGGCGTCCCGGCGTTCTTCGTCTCCGGCCGCCTCGCCGACAGGCTTCCGCGCGTGCCGTACCTCCTCTCTATCCTCGTCGCGTTCGTCGCGGGCGTCCTCATACTCACGCGGACGACGGGGCTGATTCCGCTTGCCCTCGTCACGGCGTTCGTCGGCTACACCATCCACAGCCTGTTCCCGGCGCTCGATACGTACATGCTCGATACTCTCCCGGACGAGAACCGTTCGTCGGCGTACGCGGTGTACTCCGGCTGTATGATGGTCATTCAGGCCGGCGGGTCGTCCGTCGTCGGCGCGCTTCGAGAGGGGGAGGCGGCATACGAGTTCGTCGTCGCCGCGGCGTCGCACGTCCCCTTCCTCCCGGCGCTTCCGGCGGGAGGACTCGCCTACGACGCCATCTTCTCGACGTTCGCGCTCGGCCTCGCGGTGGTCGTCGGAACGCTCCTCGTCCTCCAGCGCGCCGGCAGACTCCCGCAGTAA
- a CDS encoding DHH family phosphoesterase — translation MGVTAVSAPIQETGRVLDGIQSVFGSHPGLVAALLVGAFALVGGLYAILWFKRPMGTNFLEKLSGLDEVVVLMHPNPDPDAMATAIGTACLAEQVDTEVCIQYTGQIRHQENRAFETVLDLDLEPIDHVTDLAAEAVILVDHNRPRGFAGADGVLPFAVIDHHPGEGTGEHFTDVRTDYGACSSIVAEYFRDIGAKPVPPDRHASEVGAEYTIPSNVATGMLYGILTDTKRLTSGCSEGDFEAAGYLYPGVDEDALNRIANPEVSTEVLELKARAIAGRDVRGPFAVSDIGTLSNVDAIPQAADELIQLEGVTAVVVCGERDGTVYLSGRSRDDRVHMGRMLEHALDDVPGSSAGGHARMGGGQIPQRGGTIQTDGGSDLDRSMLVERLFDALSGDI, via the coding sequence ATGGGCGTGACGGCGGTGTCAGCACCCATTCAGGAGACGGGGCGGGTGCTCGATGGGATACAATCGGTGTTCGGGTCGCATCCGGGGTTAGTCGCGGCCCTCCTCGTGGGAGCGTTCGCTCTCGTCGGCGGCCTGTACGCCATCCTCTGGTTCAAGCGGCCGATGGGGACGAACTTCTTGGAGAAACTGTCGGGGTTAGACGAGGTGGTCGTCCTCATGCACCCCAACCCCGACCCGGACGCGATGGCGACGGCCATCGGGACCGCCTGCCTCGCAGAACAGGTCGACACCGAGGTGTGCATCCAGTACACCGGGCAGATACGCCACCAGGAGAACCGCGCGTTCGAGACGGTGTTGGACCTCGATTTAGAGCCGATAGACCACGTCACCGACCTCGCCGCCGAGGCGGTGATCCTCGTCGACCACAACCGCCCGCGCGGGTTCGCCGGGGCCGACGGCGTCCTCCCCTTCGCGGTCATCGACCACCACCCCGGCGAGGGGACGGGCGAACACTTCACCGACGTTCGGACCGACTACGGCGCCTGTTCCAGCATCGTCGCGGAGTACTTCCGCGACATCGGGGCGAAACCGGTCCCGCCGGACCGCCACGCGAGCGAAGTCGGCGCCGAGTACACCATCCCCTCGAACGTCGCCACCGGGATGCTGTACGGCATCCTCACCGACACGAAGCGCCTCACCTCGGGGTGTTCTGAGGGGGACTTCGAGGCGGCGGGCTACCTCTACCCCGGCGTCGACGAGGACGCACTCAACCGCATCGCAAACCCCGAAGTCTCCACGGAGGTGTTGGAACTGAAGGCCCGCGCCATCGCCGGACGCGACGTGCGCGGACCGTTCGCCGTCAGCGACATCGGGACGCTCTCGAACGTCGACGCCATCCCGCAGGCGGCGGACGAACTCATCCAACTGGAGGGCGTGACGGCCGTCGTCGTCTGCGGCGAACGCGACGGCACCGTCTACCTCTCCGGTCGGTCCCGCGACGACCGGGTGCACATGGGTCGGATGCTCGAACACGCACTCGACGACGTGCCGGGGTCCTCGGCGGGCGGGCACGCCCGCATGGGCGGCGGCCAGATTCCGCAACGCGGCGGCACCATCCAGACCGACGGCGGGTCCGACCTCGACCGGTCGATGCTGGTCGAGCGACTGTTCGACGCGCTGTCGGGCGACATCTGA
- a CDS encoding glycosyltransferase family protein, with translation MEYVQERVTTLHDLTGPVPDAPTDRTAVVVPMTEREYAGLAAERVLAELERVEPARVVVPLRAPAEKVGRFRDWLTEFDLPIEVLWCDGPRVEEALAEHGLDGSRGKGRDVWLALGRAAAEKFVVVHDADTKTYDRSYVARLLFPLAQGYDFSKGYYARVEDGRLYGRLFRLFYVPLVRTLADAHAAPFLRYLDSFRYALAGEFAATSDVARQIRAPRSWGLEVGTLGDAFDAAGFDGTAQVDLGAYEHDHRAVGGPTGLSDMSRSVGETLLRCVAERGVTPDFATLPARYRETARNLIDQYAADAALNGLQFDRDGEREQVEVYADAVREPGPADDRLPAWAETELDPDAVAERARADLREVAQ, from the coding sequence ATGGAGTACGTTCAGGAGCGGGTGACGACGCTGCACGACCTCACGGGGCCGGTTCCGGACGCCCCGACGGACCGGACGGCCGTCGTCGTGCCGATGACCGAACGCGAGTACGCCGGACTCGCGGCCGAACGCGTGCTGGCGGAACTCGAACGCGTCGAACCGGCGCGGGTCGTCGTCCCCCTCCGCGCGCCCGCCGAGAAGGTGGGTCGGTTCCGGGACTGGCTGACGGAGTTCGACCTCCCGATAGAGGTGCTGTGGTGCGACGGCCCGCGGGTCGAGGAGGCCCTCGCGGAGCACGGACTCGACGGGTCGCGGGGGAAGGGCCGCGACGTCTGGTTGGCGCTGGGACGCGCCGCCGCCGAGAAGTTCGTCGTCGTCCACGACGCCGACACGAAGACGTACGACCGGTCGTACGTCGCCCGCCTGCTGTTCCCGCTCGCGCAGGGGTACGACTTCTCGAAGGGCTACTACGCCCGCGTCGAAGACGGGCGACTGTACGGTCGGCTCTTCCGACTGTTCTACGTCCCGCTGGTTCGGACGCTGGCGGACGCGCACGCCGCGCCGTTCCTCCGCTACCTCGACTCGTTCCGGTACGCGCTGGCGGGCGAGTTCGCCGCGACGAGCGACGTGGCCCGGCAGATTCGCGCGCCGCGTTCGTGGGGGTTGGAGGTCGGAACGCTCGGCGACGCGTTCGACGCCGCCGGCTTCGACGGCACGGCGCAGGTCGATTTAGGCGCGTACGAACACGACCACCGCGCCGTCGGCGGGCCGACCGGCCTCTCCGATATGAGCCGGTCCGTCGGCGAGACGCTCCTGCGGTGCGTCGCGGAGCGAGGGGTGACGCCCGACTTCGCCACGCTTCCGGCCCGCTACCGCGAGACGGCGCGCAACCTCATCGATCAGTACGCCGCCGACGCGGCGCTCAACGGCCTCCAGTTCGACCGCGACGGCGAACGGGAGCAGGTCGAGGTGTACGCCGACGCCGTCCGCGAACCGGGACCGGCGGACGACCGCCTGCCCGCCTGGGCGGAGACGGAGTTGGACCCCGACGCGGTCGCCGAACGCGCCCGCGCGGACCTCCGGGAGGTGGCGCAGTGA
- a CDS encoding aldo/keto reductase, whose protein sequence is MATKQGTWGYRDRFGDAFGRTYFRRFGPGVASSIGVGTYLGDPTDEADDRYRAAVTAALDAGVNLVDTAINYRCQRSERVVGEAIRDADADREEVVVATKGGFVPFDGERPADPGAYVRDEFVSAGLVDASELARGSHAIAPDFLSSCLDRSLSNLELDGVDLYYVHNPETQLTERSRADVYDQLEAAFEMLERRRDDGDVGAYGVATWNAFRVPRGHDQYLSLPEVVSRAESAAASAGVEECGLAAIQLPFNVTMADAFTVEAHRHPTEDRDVSALWYAHEADLDVVTSATLGQGELAGGIPAAVDAELAGDTAAQRAVNFARSAPGVKTALVGTGSADHVAENVAAGTFDPMGARAFDAVFE, encoded by the coding sequence ATGGCGACGAAACAGGGGACGTGGGGGTACCGGGACCGGTTCGGCGACGCGTTCGGGCGGACGTACTTCCGTCGCTTCGGCCCGGGCGTCGCCTCCAGCATCGGCGTCGGTACCTACCTCGGCGACCCGACGGACGAGGCGGACGACCGGTACCGCGCGGCGGTGACGGCGGCCCTCGATGCGGGCGTCAACCTCGTCGATACGGCGATAAACTACCGCTGTCAGCGGAGCGAACGCGTCGTCGGCGAGGCCATCCGCGACGCCGACGCCGACAGGGAGGAAGTCGTCGTCGCCACCAAGGGCGGGTTCGTCCCGTTCGACGGCGAGAGGCCGGCCGACCCCGGCGCGTACGTCCGCGACGAGTTCGTCAGCGCCGGTCTGGTGGACGCTTCCGAACTCGCGCGCGGAAGCCACGCCATCGCGCCCGACTTCCTCTCGTCGTGTCTCGACCGGTCGCTCTCGAACCTCGAACTCGACGGCGTGGACCTCTACTACGTCCACAACCCCGAGACGCAGTTGACCGAACGGAGCCGAGCGGACGTGTACGACCAGTTGGAGGCGGCCTTCGAGATGCTCGAACGGCGGCGCGACGACGGCGACGTCGGCGCGTACGGCGTCGCCACGTGGAACGCCTTCCGCGTCCCGCGGGGCCACGACCAGTACCTCTCGCTGCCGGAAGTCGTCTCGCGGGCGGAGTCGGCCGCCGCCTCGGCGGGCGTCGAAGAGTGCGGGTTGGCGGCGATTCAGTTACCGTTCAACGTCACGATGGCCGACGCGTTCACCGTCGAGGCGCACCGCCACCCGACGGAGGACAGAGACGTGAGCGCGCTCTGGTACGCCCACGAGGCCGACCTCGACGTGGTGACGAGTGCGACGCTGGGTCAAGGAGAGTTAGCGGGAGGGATTCCGGCCGCCGTGGACGCGGAACTGGCCGGCGACACGGCGGCCCAACGGGCGGTCAACTTCGCTCGAAGCGCGCCGGGCGTCAAAACCGCCCTCGTCGGCACCGGGTCGGCCGACCACGTGGCCGAGAACGTCGCCGCCGGGACGTTCGACCCGATGGGCGCGCGGGCGTTCGACGCCGTCTTCGAGTGA
- a CDS encoding NUDIX hydrolase encodes MDLSRVSSHVPDEVTDAGRQAAVVAPVLVRDDEDHVLFTKRADHLGEHPGQMSFPGGGREPSDDCLRATALREADEEIGLRDSEVDFFGRLDDIRTVTDYSVTPFVARVPDREYEPDEREVAEIVALAESDLTDYANYESEHRDHPHYGPIRLHFFRVDGYTVWGATGRMLVQLLELTTDWKMPPEPDRVVDPDADYPV; translated from the coding sequence ATGGACCTCTCGCGGGTGTCGTCGCACGTTCCGGACGAGGTGACCGACGCGGGGCGGCAGGCGGCCGTCGTCGCGCCGGTCCTCGTTCGCGACGACGAGGACCACGTGCTGTTCACGAAGCGCGCAGACCACCTCGGCGAGCATCCCGGACAGATGAGTTTCCCCGGCGGCGGCCGCGAACCGAGCGACGACTGCCTCCGGGCGACTGCGCTCCGCGAGGCCGACGAGGAGATCGGCCTCCGCGACTCGGAGGTAGACTTCTTCGGCCGTCTCGACGACATCCGGACCGTCACCGACTACTCCGTGACGCCGTTCGTCGCGCGCGTCCCCGACAGGGAGTACGAACCGGACGAACGCGAAGTCGCCGAAATCGTCGCCTTGGCGGAGTCTGACCTCACCGACTACGCGAACTACGAGTCCGAGCACCGCGACCACCCCCACTACGGCCCCATCCGCCTGCACTTCTTCCGCGTGGACGGCTACACCGTCTGGGGCGCGACGGGCCGGATGCTCGTCCAACTGCTGGAACTCACCACGGACTGGAAGATGCCGCCGGAACCGGACCGCGTCGTCGACCCCGACGCCGACTACCCGGTGTGA
- a CDS encoding DUF5791 family protein translates to MLYDAADDPASLSTEELREAYEAQIRRAVERVGVETAAERTGVDESDVAAVADGPAPELRLEDAAELAALDGDAPDAETIVLEVRDHLLLGMTTGVLDVDTIASNVDLDLSGQEIQQAIEGRSAMTLHELAAIQRYIEERNDR, encoded by the coding sequence ATGCTCTACGACGCGGCGGACGACCCGGCGTCGCTCTCGACAGAGGAGTTGCGGGAAGCCTACGAGGCGCAGATACGGCGCGCCGTCGAACGCGTCGGCGTCGAGACGGCGGCAGAACGCACCGGCGTCGACGAGTCCGACGTCGCCGCCGTCGCTGACGGCCCCGCGCCGGAACTTCGCCTCGAAGACGCCGCCGAACTCGCCGCACTCGACGGCGACGCGCCGGACGCCGAGACCATCGTCCTCGAAGTCCGGGACCACCTCCTCTTGGGGATGACGACCGGCGTCCTCGACGTGGACACCATCGCCTCGAACGTTGACCTCGACCTCTCCGGACAGGAGATTCAGCAGGCCATCGAGGGCCGGTCGGCGATGACCCTCCACGAACTGGCGGCCATCCAACGCTACATCGAGGAGCGCAACGACCGATAG
- a CDS encoding HVO_0758 family zinc finger protein, with protein MKSTRKGLRAGELDKDTYGRLTCGECGESLKKQNDPDEVFSVRICPECGSEWKELR; from the coding sequence ATGAAATCGACGCGGAAGGGGCTCCGGGCAGGGGAGTTGGATAAAGACACGTACGGACGGCTCACGTGCGGTGAGTGCGGGGAATCGCTGAAGAAGCAGAACGACCCGGACGAGGTGTTCTCGGTTCGCATCTGTCCCGAGTGCGGAAGCGAGTGGAAAGAACTGCGGTAG
- a CDS encoding DUF7109 family protein has translation MTEREALYDDLAGIVDLFGALTRAELERSLDELAFKQGRDADADALAEAVDGAIRDYYLVALDGESANDAADAADDAESEAELLAAGPVAFPSLPPNAEDLPHILDVPDRNVGREAVAAAAADRLRAEASEAVADADGAPDEATRERLRTLLDVTYDVEAWAGEAADVGDVRADLDAALDG, from the coding sequence GTGACCGAACGCGAGGCGCTCTACGACGACCTCGCGGGCATCGTCGACCTGTTCGGCGCGCTCACCCGCGCGGAACTCGAACGGTCGCTCGACGAACTCGCGTTCAAACAGGGGCGCGACGCCGACGCCGACGCCCTCGCCGAGGCCGTAGACGGCGCGATTCGGGACTACTACCTCGTCGCGTTGGACGGCGAGTCCGCCAACGACGCCGCCGACGCCGCCGACGACGCCGAGTCGGAGGCGGAACTGCTCGCGGCCGGTCCGGTCGCGTTCCCTTCGCTCCCGCCGAACGCGGAGGACCTCCCGCACATCCTCGACGTGCCCGACCGGAACGTCGGCCGGGAGGCGGTCGCCGCCGCGGCGGCGGACCGACTGCGGGCGGAGGCGTCCGAGGCGGTGGCCGACGCCGACGGCGCGCCCGACGAGGCGACCCGCGAGCGACTCCGGACGCTCCTCGACGTGACGTACGACGTGGAGGCGTGGGCGGGCGAGGCGGCGGACGTCGGCGACGTGCGGGCGGACCTCGACGCCGCGTTGGACGGGTGA